CTTATCCAGAATTGATTTTACGGATGGCGTGCCGGAGATCCTGTTGCATGGGGATACAAGTCATTATGAAGAGAATGAGACGGGGATGGAAAGTTAGGATAAATAGTTTTTTTGAAAAAAAAGACGATCTCTTAGTGCCTGCTGCACTTAGAAAATCGTCTTTTTGTGCTATTTATTCATCGCTTGATGTGGAAACTCTAGTCGCTCTAATCCATCCATATATTTGCGGAGCGCCTGAGGGATGTAGATAGAACCATCCTCTTGCTGGTGATTCTCCAGCAGCGGGATTAGAATTCTTGGTGTAGCCACTGCGGTGTTATTTAAGGTATGGCAGTATTGTAAGCGACCGTCTGCATCACGATAACGGATGCCCGAACGGCGAGCTTGGAAATCGAGTAGATTAGAAGCCGAATGGGTCTCACCGTATGCGCCTCTGCTAGGCATCCATGTCTCGATGTCATATTGCTTATGTGTCTTCAGGGACATATCTCCTGTGCAGACGGCCATGACCCGATAGGGGAGCTCTAAGAGCTGGAGAATATGCTCAGCATTCGCGAGGATTTCGTGAAGCATATGGTCCGACTCACCTTCATCATTACGGCATAATACGACTTGTTCGATCTTCGAGAACTGATGAACACGGTACAGACCACGAACATCTCGCCCGGCTGATCCAACTTCACGGCGGAAGCAGGTCGACATTCCAGCAAGTCGCATGGGTGTGTCTAGTTCCACAATCTCGTCGCTGTAGAGCGAAACTAGCGACACTTCCGATGTGCCCACCAGCCAGCGGTTATCTCCGCTTAGCTCGTATGTCTGATCCATCCCTCCAGGGAAGAAACCCGTGCGTTCCAGCGCTTCCGGACGGACAATCACGGGAACATCCATCACAGTAAATCCGCGTGCAGTGAGAACATCTAGAGCCAGTCTCTGTACAGCGAGATGTAGCCTTAGGCCTGCTCCTTTAAGTACATAGCTGCGAGGCCCACCGGCTTTGACGCCACGGGGGATATCAATGATATCGTGTAGTTCGCCTAACTCCACATGATCACGAGGCGTAAAGGCGAATTCCGGCACAGCTCCATTCAGCCGCAGTTCTACGTTATCTTGATCATCGTGACCGATGGGTGTGTCCTGCGACACTGGATTCGGTGCGAGCAGCATGAGCTCTCTACAGCGGCTTTCAGCCTCGTTCAGATCTGCTTCCAGCAGGTTTAGCCGATGATTGAGTTCTCGTACCTGTGCCTTGACGATCTCTCCAGCAGGGCGGTCACCCTTACGTAGTAATTGTTCAACCTTTTTTGTTAGCCCATTACGTTCGGCTCTCATTTGTTCGGTTTCTTGACGCAGGCCCCGGCGCTTTTCATCCCAATCCAGCAATTCATCCAGTGGGAAGTCGACTCTTTTCCAGGTGGCAGTGTTTCTTACAAGTTCTTGATTATCCTTAATCCAGTTCATTTCCAGCATATCGCTCGCTCCTTTTTGTTTAAAAGATAAGAAAGTATAAGGTTCACACTTCACTTTATCCTTCTAATTCTCGCATAAACACTTACCGTCCTTATAAGGACGCTGAAGGTGTTTAAGCTTGAAAAAACGC
This Paenibacillus sp. FSL R5-0345 DNA region includes the following protein-coding sequences:
- the serS gene encoding serine--tRNA ligase codes for the protein MLEMNWIKDNQELVRNTATWKRVDFPLDELLDWDEKRRGLRQETEQMRAERNGLTKKVEQLLRKGDRPAGEIVKAQVRELNHRLNLLEADLNEAESRCRELMLLAPNPVSQDTPIGHDDQDNVELRLNGAVPEFAFTPRDHVELGELHDIIDIPRGVKAGGPRSYVLKGAGLRLHLAVQRLALDVLTARGFTVMDVPVIVRPEALERTGFFPGGMDQTYELSGDNRWLVGTSEVSLVSLYSDEIVELDTPMRLAGMSTCFRREVGSAGRDVRGLYRVHQFSKIEQVVLCRNDEGESDHMLHEILANAEHILQLLELPYRVMAVCTGDMSLKTHKQYDIETWMPSRGAYGETHSASNLLDFQARRSGIRYRDADGRLQYCHTLNNTAVATPRILIPLLENHQQEDGSIYIPQALRKYMDGLERLEFPHQAMNK